One genomic region from Salvelinus sp. IW2-2015 linkage group LG24, ASM291031v2, whole genome shotgun sequence encodes:
- the LOC111951450 gene encoding transcription factor ETV6 isoform X3, translating to MEDEPARLPVHLRLQPVFWSREDVGQWLRWAEREFALRPNTSGSFQMNGKALLLLTKEDFRYRSPHSGDVLYELLQHILKQRKPHASYPSAYFPGNSFHPLPEGALQHHKLEETVRRTPRSTELQPQHPPTIELRHRSRSPHHPAPRLSPLDPNYPRPGAEDHLQTSSQLPDSNHHLPEDLYTLSVSPVAPNGRCTTPREAPCPGSPGCQDAAPPRVIQLMPSAXMHPLLLSPGRGGXAGDFRHGRGGPPLQAPHENGREGKGHIQLXLAHHQQHXLHQQEEALYRNHHVIVPVXPPEEQAMPIGRIADCRLLWDYVYQLLSDSRYENYIRWEDTETKVFRIMDPNGLARLWGNHKNRTNMTYEKMSRALRHYYKLNIIRKEPGQRLLFRFMKTPDEIMSGQTDRLEHIESDTDDQIYIKEEC from the exons GCCTGCAGCCGGTGTTCTGGAGCAGGGAGGACGTGGGCCAGTGGTTGCGCTGGGCCGAGAGGGAGTTTGCCCTGCGRCCCAACACCAGCGGCAGCTTCCAGATGAACGGCAAGGCCCTGCTCCTCCTCACCAAGGAGGACTTCCGCTACCGGTCGCCCCACTCCG GGGACGTCCTGTACGAGCTGCTGCAGCACATCCTGAAGCAGAGGAAGCCGCACGCCTCCTACCCCTCCGCCTACTTCCCCGGCAACTCCTTCCACCCTCTGCCAGAGGGAGCTCTCCAGCACCACAAACTGGAAG AAACGGTACGGCGGACACCACGCAGTACAGAGCTCCAACCCCAGCACCCACCCACCATTGAGCTCCGACATCGCTCCCGCTCGCCACACCACCCCGCTCCACGCCTCTCCCCCCTGGACCCCAACTACCCACGCCCTGGTGCCGAGGACCACCTCCAGACGTCCTCCCAGCTGCCCGACAGCAACCACCACCTGCCCGAGGACTTGTACACTCTGTCAGTGTCCCCGGTTGCCCCTAATGGTCGCTGCACCACACCCCGCGAGGCCCCCTGCCCAGGCAGCCCCGGGTGCCAGGACGCTGCCCCCCCTCGTGTCATCCAGCTCATGCCCAGCGCCAYCATGCACCCCCTGCTGCTYAGCCCAGGGCGAGGAGGTGKYGCTGGAGACTTCMGGCAYGGCCGTGGGGGGCCACCACTTCAGGCCCCCCATGAAAACGGGCGTGAGGGGAAGGGCCACATCCAGCTGGYACTGGCCCACCACCAGCAGCACRCTCTRCATCAGCAGGARGAGGCGCTCTACAGGAACCACCACGTCATYGTGCCCGTCTYGCCACCAGAGGARCAGGCAATGCCCATTGGACGGATAGCAG ACTGCAGGCTGCTATGGGACTACGTCTACCAGCTCCTCTCAGACAGCCGGTACGAGAACTACATCCGCTGGGAGGACACAGAGACCAAAGTCTTCCGCATCATGGACCCCAACGGCCTGGCTCGCCTGTGGGGGAACCACAAG AACAGGACCAATATGACGTACGAGAAGATGTCACGAGCACTGAGACACTACTACAAACTGAACATTATCAGGAAAGAGCCAGGACAGAGACTCTTATTCAG GTTCATGAAAACCCCAGATGAGATTATGAGTGGACAAACTGACAGGCTGGAGCACATAGAGTCGGACACAGATGATCAAATCTACATCAAAGAGGAGTGCTAA